One Stenotrophomonas sp. SAU14A_NAIMI4_5 DNA segment encodes these proteins:
- a CDS encoding HK97-gp10 family putative phage morphogenesis protein yields the protein MAEQVTISGLEGLLRSLREAPKAIQGRAVQSGMRKGGNIIRDDARRRAPRASGFMASQIVTRRANAKTRHRAGVGQGGEYFTIGVKTGRRRKFANTKRNRRKGRAGKVYQETGWAYYWRFVEFGTKKMRASPFLTPAGESKGPEAAQVVIDETWSALEKQLMKDGWR from the coding sequence ATGGCTGAGCAAGTAACTATCAGCGGTCTGGAGGGGCTCTTGCGCTCGCTACGCGAGGCACCCAAGGCAATCCAAGGCCGGGCCGTGCAATCCGGAATGCGCAAGGGCGGAAACATCATCAGGGATGACGCAAGGCGCAGGGCACCGAGAGCATCGGGGTTCATGGCCTCGCAGATCGTCACCCGCCGGGCCAATGCCAAGACGCGGCACCGAGCCGGCGTCGGGCAGGGCGGAGAGTATTTCACCATTGGGGTGAAGACTGGCCGCCGTCGCAAGTTCGCCAACACCAAACGAAACCGGCGTAAGGGCCGCGCTGGGAAGGTCTACCAGGAAACGGGGTGGGCTTACTACTGGCGCTTTGTTGAGTTTGGGACGAAGAAGATGCGGGCCTCGCCGTTCTTGACGCCCGCTGGCGAATCCAAGGGCCCGGAGGCTGCACAGGTGGTCATCGACGAGACGTGGTCGGCACTCGAAAAGCAACTGATGAAGGATGGCTGGCGATGA
- a CDS encoding DUF3168 domain-containing protein, with amino-acid sequence MMVPLVQSLLQGAEEVRRLLGDPVRLWPGSAPEDTELPYATWNVVGGSPTAMLSEAPPADGWRVRLTVWGDSLSQANGVAVAIRDVVERVGSIESYNPTPDSDDTDAMGISFDVRLLQLR; translated from the coding sequence ATGATGGTTCCTCTGGTTCAATCGCTGCTGCAGGGTGCTGAAGAGGTCCGGCGGCTTCTCGGCGATCCCGTCAGGCTATGGCCTGGCAGTGCGCCCGAAGATACGGAGCTTCCCTACGCGACGTGGAATGTGGTCGGCGGCTCACCCACTGCGATGCTGTCCGAAGCGCCACCGGCCGACGGATGGCGTGTCCGGCTGACCGTATGGGGTGACAGCCTCAGTCAGGCCAACGGCGTGGCCGTTGCCATTCGCGACGTGGTCGAGCGCGTGGGCAGCATCGAGTCGTACAACCCGACGCCCGATAGCGATGACACCGACGCGATGGGCATTTCCTTCGACGTGCGTCTGCTGCAGCTGCGCTGA
- a CDS encoding phage tail tube protein has translation MGQVIKSKHSQLFVAIALTEVIKVTRLRSVGFPDGQASEIDISDYDDDWDQFVAGRKQTGSTSIEIIYDSVDHEKIEKLHETGANVNWLVTAPLSETEGVAKPVAVAGKITPPTTVLSKQFDGFVQNFAVTSQDNDVWKATITIRGSGAVKTNRPAAGP, from the coding sequence ATGGGACAGGTAATCAAGTCGAAGCATTCGCAGCTGTTCGTCGCCATCGCCCTGACCGAGGTCATAAAGGTGACCCGTCTGCGCTCGGTCGGCTTCCCCGATGGCCAGGCGTCGGAGATCGATATTTCCGACTACGACGATGACTGGGATCAGTTCGTTGCTGGCCGCAAGCAGACCGGCAGCACCAGCATCGAGATCATCTACGACAGCGTCGATCACGAGAAGATCGAGAAGCTGCATGAGACCGGCGCGAACGTGAACTGGCTGGTGACGGCACCTCTGAGTGAGACGGAGGGCGTCGCCAAGCCGGTGGCGGTGGCCGGCAAGATCACGCCGCCGACCACGGTGCTCTCCAAGCAGTTCGATGGGTTCGTGCAGAACTTCGCGGTGACCAGCCAGGACAACGATGTCTGGAAGGCAACGATCACCATCCGTGGTTCGGGTGCGGTCAAGACCAACCGGCCCGCCGCCGGCCCGTAA
- a CDS encoding tape measure protein: MSLYTLTVDLLLKSGSFERDSGKAARIVRRDMATIQSSMSDAAQRGADQVASGFRRVASEAVGMTSALAAAKAVIGKADEWTNLNNRLRLVTKDQAAFVAAQQDVLQIAKATRQPLSATAELYQRIAMNQEALGLSGAGLARVVETISKTMVISGSSAAAAEGALIQLGQAFASGTLRGEELNSVLDGAPALAQAIAKGLNVPIGKLRELGQAGQLSADQVVKALQQQAAAVDDDFGKMTATVGQSMTQLNTNLSEMVGRADEATGASQSLAAGIGLVGSNLQTVAVASAAFASGPLLKSLLARVAAASAGVAADRAAAAQNVAAAQQLELRTRAAMLDAQAEVRRAGAIGGSVSVSSKAAAATLEHRQAVLLLAQAQGQATVANASWVARAGASTLALLGGPAGIVTMLATAAAGWLIFRDNTNKASAALIDFGGAADIAIEKFRALNRQQQAGEILRLQKEIDANYRTITGSITEMVAAATNFSTAGQASAFIKETERLDAAFKTGKISADDFASGLDAAWKAMLDGSPAAASVAKALTEETAAAATAGREVDRKRAILDAFTGSSTQAKGATDALSGSFDVLGESAGAAGKRISSAMQSLPGQLARVGKSAAEVAKLDVGDWFKEAQASGVDFSKRDDPKVKQYIEQGAKYIRLQSELASAQEKFTESRKAASAAERAGAKDRKADAEAVKRYGEQAAMAAATMAGPLAEATERQKQLEDQLKEALKEGRIERSAYNVLVLESQKALQQSSAEIQKALSSPESLLATMDAEVAMLGKVGRARELSRRQMMNERDMRQELQRAVEAAGSKEALALAKGVDSYEAYERSLLAAADASAALSIQVEEAAANAEAWANVVLDGVDGAADAMADFVASGLRDFNGLWDDLKDVAKQGLRDIARELLRQKLVIPIQTQIMNGINGQDGGLSLQSIMGLFGGNGSAAGGQNLSNVAGLLSQGQGLFGAVTGAASSGVSAGSLMGFGNNIAAFAGGGASAAGGTAAAGAGAASSAAAAVPIIGWIVAGMMKNAELFDQGWDIANGESWAGKIATAAAVGLADKGFRGLGFNDKVASILSGSSIHAKLFGRSAPKVTGQGITGDYGFGGFSGQSYADIKAKGGLFRSDKKWTQYAALDPGIDRTFDMAARQVRGAATDLAKQLGVDLSGQLAGVKVSLGKLQLSADSAEAKAQLEAYLADMTDRLFTEAVKAAGFGGQLDGYFEASDVFTALGASIELAVGNADELGRALNTLEIEKVNKAVDYFQDLAGVAGTDLATQVQKVTGLLGNYATLMADVSTQLLTGDLSSYQQQALSIERTYRQQVKSANDYAKALGLSGARAEDLAKIEALRATNMGKLQAQIDKDKKAMQYGLSISDLSPLTDQEKLSEAMKELERAVSGGDTSAAQAAAQAALGFGRNLYASGNDYNGLYDQVTGLIGGMKVGDLDMEDGTSMGALADAIEALPDNFSRAVFDLVVNNDGQAATTTAVQQSNALLVDVKGLLQDLLSTTTQGVRSSASSALRQSLNAM, translated from the coding sequence ATGAGCCTCTATACCCTCACAGTCGATCTCTTGCTTAAGTCGGGCTCTTTCGAGCGCGACAGTGGTAAGGCCGCTAGGATCGTCAGGCGCGACATGGCGACGATCCAATCGTCTATGTCGGATGCGGCACAGCGCGGCGCCGATCAGGTTGCGTCTGGCTTTCGCAGGGTTGCGTCCGAGGCTGTGGGTATGACCTCGGCTCTGGCTGCCGCAAAGGCGGTCATCGGAAAGGCAGACGAATGGACGAATCTCAACAACCGTCTTCGTCTCGTAACCAAGGACCAAGCTGCCTTCGTCGCCGCCCAGCAGGATGTTCTGCAGATCGCCAAGGCGACCCGTCAGCCCCTGAGTGCCACCGCTGAGCTCTATCAGCGCATCGCGATGAATCAAGAGGCGCTGGGGCTTTCCGGAGCTGGCTTGGCGCGTGTGGTCGAAACGATCAGTAAGACCATGGTGATCAGTGGAAGCAGCGCCGCCGCAGCAGAAGGTGCACTGATCCAGTTGGGGCAAGCGTTTGCCTCAGGCACGTTGCGGGGCGAAGAGCTGAATTCCGTATTGGATGGCGCGCCGGCGCTTGCTCAGGCTATTGCCAAGGGGCTGAACGTTCCGATTGGTAAGCTGCGTGAGCTGGGTCAGGCGGGACAGTTGAGCGCCGATCAGGTCGTGAAGGCTCTGCAGCAGCAGGCCGCTGCGGTGGACGACGATTTCGGCAAGATGACTGCGACAGTCGGGCAGTCGATGACCCAACTCAACACCAACCTCTCGGAGATGGTCGGTCGTGCCGATGAGGCCACGGGAGCATCGCAATCGCTCGCCGCAGGAATCGGTCTTGTGGGTAGCAATCTCCAAACTGTTGCTGTGGCAAGCGCTGCATTTGCGTCCGGACCACTGCTCAAGAGTCTTCTCGCGCGTGTAGCTGCCGCAAGCGCTGGGGTTGCCGCTGACCGGGCAGCCGCAGCACAGAACGTAGCGGCCGCTCAACAGCTTGAACTCCGCACGCGCGCTGCGATGTTGGATGCCCAGGCCGAAGTGCGCCGAGCTGGGGCCATTGGTGGCAGCGTATCTGTCAGTTCCAAGGCCGCTGCTGCGACGTTGGAACACCGACAGGCAGTCCTCCTACTTGCGCAGGCGCAGGGCCAGGCGACGGTTGCGAATGCCAGCTGGGTGGCGCGCGCTGGAGCATCGACTCTTGCTCTGTTGGGTGGGCCGGCCGGGATCGTGACGATGCTGGCTACTGCCGCCGCTGGGTGGCTGATCTTCCGCGACAACACCAATAAAGCATCCGCCGCGCTTATCGATTTTGGTGGCGCTGCAGACATTGCTATTGAGAAGTTCCGCGCGCTCAATCGGCAACAGCAGGCGGGCGAGATTCTGCGGCTCCAGAAGGAGATCGACGCAAACTATCGCACCATCACCGGTTCCATCACCGAGATGGTTGCGGCGGCTACGAACTTCTCCACTGCGGGCCAGGCGTCAGCTTTCATTAAAGAAACGGAGCGCTTGGACGCGGCGTTCAAGACCGGCAAAATCAGCGCAGATGACTTCGCCAGCGGACTCGACGCAGCCTGGAAGGCAATGCTCGACGGTTCGCCTGCTGCCGCATCGGTGGCGAAGGCTCTCACCGAGGAGACCGCCGCCGCAGCGACAGCAGGAAGGGAAGTCGACCGCAAGCGCGCAATTCTGGACGCTTTTACAGGCAGCAGCACTCAGGCAAAGGGAGCAACCGACGCGCTGTCGGGGTCGTTCGACGTGCTGGGGGAATCGGCCGGCGCGGCCGGCAAGCGGATTTCCTCAGCGATGCAGTCTCTTCCTGGGCAACTGGCCCGGGTGGGTAAGAGTGCGGCCGAGGTTGCAAAGCTGGATGTGGGCGACTGGTTCAAGGAAGCCCAGGCTAGTGGCGTCGACTTTTCCAAGCGTGACGACCCCAAGGTCAAGCAGTACATAGAGCAGGGCGCCAAGTACATCCGCTTGCAGTCAGAGCTGGCGTCCGCCCAAGAGAAGTTCACCGAGTCCCGCAAGGCCGCATCCGCTGCAGAACGCGCCGGCGCGAAGGATCGCAAGGCCGATGCCGAGGCGGTCAAGCGCTATGGCGAGCAAGCGGCAATGGCCGCCGCGACCATGGCTGGCCCGCTGGCTGAGGCTACCGAGCGCCAGAAACAGCTTGAGGACCAACTGAAGGAGGCCCTCAAGGAGGGCCGCATCGAGCGATCGGCGTACAACGTGCTCGTGCTGGAATCGCAGAAGGCGCTGCAGCAGTCCAGCGCTGAGATCCAGAAGGCGTTGTCCAGTCCGGAATCGTTGCTTGCGACGATGGACGCCGAAGTTGCCATGTTGGGCAAGGTGGGCAGGGCTCGGGAATTGTCGCGCCGGCAGATGATGAACGAGCGCGATATGCGGCAGGAGCTGCAGCGGGCCGTGGAGGCAGCAGGGAGCAAGGAAGCCCTGGCTTTGGCCAAGGGTGTGGACAGCTACGAGGCCTATGAGCGGTCGCTGCTGGCCGCCGCCGATGCATCCGCTGCGCTTTCGATCCAGGTGGAGGAGGCTGCAGCCAACGCTGAGGCGTGGGCAAACGTCGTTCTCGATGGCGTGGATGGCGCTGCCGACGCAATGGCCGACTTCGTGGCCAGTGGGCTGCGGGACTTCAACGGTCTGTGGGACGACCTGAAGGATGTAGCGAAGCAGGGCCTGCGTGACATTGCTCGCGAGCTTCTCCGCCAGAAGCTGGTGATCCCGATCCAGACGCAGATCATGAACGGGATCAACGGGCAGGACGGCGGATTGAGCCTGCAGAGCATCATGGGCCTGTTCGGCGGCAATGGATCTGCAGCAGGTGGCCAGAACCTGAGCAATGTGGCGGGGCTGCTTTCGCAGGGGCAGGGCCTGTTCGGTGCAGTGACTGGCGCCGCGAGCAGCGGTGTCAGCGCCGGCAGCCTGATGGGCTTCGGCAACAACATCGCCGCGTTCGCCGGCGGTGGCGCATCGGCGGCCGGTGGTACGGCTGCCGCCGGCGCCGGTGCCGCATCGTCTGCGGCTGCGGCGGTCCCGATCATCGGCTGGATCGTCGCGGGCATGATGAAGAACGCCGAACTGTTCGACCAGGGCTGGGACATTGCCAATGGCGAAAGCTGGGCGGGCAAGATTGCCACGGCCGCTGCTGTGGGGCTGGCCGACAAGGGGTTCCGCGGCCTCGGGTTCAACGACAAGGTGGCGTCGATCCTGTCGGGGTCGAGCATCCACGCGAAGCTGTTCGGCCGCAGCGCGCCCAAGGTGACCGGCCAGGGCATTACGGGCGATTACGGGTTCGGTGGTTTCAGCGGCCAGTCCTACGCCGATATCAAGGCCAAGGGCGGACTGTTCCGCAGCGACAAGAAGTGGACGCAGTACGCGGCCCTTGATCCTGGCATTGATCGCACGTTCGACATGGCGGCGCGACAGGTGCGCGGCGCAGCCACGGACCTGGCCAAGCAGCTCGGCGTGGACCTGTCCGGGCAGCTGGCCGGCGTCAAGGTGTCGCTGGGCAAGCTGCAGCTGTCCGCGGACTCGGCCGAGGCGAAGGCGCAGCTGGAGGCCTATCTGGCCGACATGACTGATCGCCTGTTCACCGAGGCGGTGAAGGCGGCGGGCTTCGGCGGGCAGCTGGACGGCTACTTTGAAGCGTCCGATGTGTTCACGGCGTTGGGCGCTTCCATCGAGCTGGCCGTGGGCAATGCGGACGAGCTCGGGCGCGCGTTGAACACGCTGGAGATCGAGAAGGTCAACAAGGCCGTTGACTACTTCCAGGATCTGGCCGGCGTGGCCGGCACGGACCTGGCCACCCAGGTGCAGAAGGTGACCGGGCTGCTGGGCAACTACGCCACGCTGATGGCCGACGTGTCGACCCAGCTCCTGACCGGCGATCTGTCGAGCTATCAGCAGCAGGCGCTCAGCATCGAGCGGACCTATCGCCAGCAGGTGAAGTCGGCCAACGACTACGCCAAGGCGCTGGGCTTGTCCGGCGCACGCGCGGAGGACCTGGCCAAGATCGAGGCGTTGCGCGCCACGAACATGGGCAAGCTGCAGGCGCAGATCGACAAGGACAAGAAGGCCATGCAGTACGGCCTGTCGATCAGCGACCTATCGCCCCTGACGGATCAGGAGAAGCTCAGCGAGGCGATGAAGGAGCTGGAGCGCGCCGTGTCCGGCGGCGACACCAGCGCGGCGCAGGCGGCCGCTCAGGCCGCCCTGGGCTTTGGTCGGAACCTCTACGCCAGCGGCAATGACTACAACGGCCTCTACGACCAGGTCACCGGCCTGATCGGTGGCATGAAGGTGGGCGACCTCGATATGGAGGACGGCACCAGCATGGGCGCCCTGGCCGATGCAATCGAGGCCCTGCCGGACAACTTCAGCCGCGCCGTGTTCGACCTGGTCGTGAACAACGACGGCCAGGCCGCGACCACGACTGCGGTGCAGCAGAGCAACGCTCTGCTGGTCGACGTGAAGGGCCTGCTCCAAGACCTGCTTTCCACCACCACGCAGGGCGTCCGCTCGTCGGCCAGCTCTGCATTGCGTCAATCGCTCAACGCCATGTGA